From Microlunatus capsulatus, a single genomic window includes:
- a CDS encoding SURF1 family protein, producing the protein MRLIRLRQAGIVLVGLVLAAVMVVLGLWQLDVYHSQGQAVAEQRASAPPSEVGAVARAGQPVPDGYGRTVLFRGRYLPGTEVLVPEEDQPGRYRVVTALRLDNGDVLPVVRGTATSTTAPPAPSGDQAGQGLLLPSEEAPTGDLPEGQISSVRLPTLAQTWPAPIVSGFVTLSGDESTAQGLEPAAVVLPEGSGRLRNGAYALQWWVFAAFAVGLALRMARDQELGGPEVADLTPEEPARAT; encoded by the coding sequence GTGCGCCTGATCCGCCTGCGCCAGGCCGGGATCGTCCTGGTCGGGCTGGTCCTCGCCGCCGTCATGGTGGTGCTGGGCCTGTGGCAGCTGGACGTCTACCACAGCCAGGGCCAGGCGGTGGCCGAGCAGCGGGCCAGCGCCCCGCCCAGCGAGGTCGGCGCCGTCGCCCGGGCCGGTCAGCCGGTACCGGACGGCTACGGCCGCACCGTGCTCTTCCGGGGCCGCTACCTCCCCGGCACCGAGGTCCTCGTGCCCGAGGAGGACCAGCCCGGGCGCTACCGGGTGGTGACGGCGCTGCGTCTCGACAACGGCGACGTGCTGCCCGTGGTCCGCGGGACCGCGACCTCGACCACCGCTCCCCCGGCCCCGAGCGGTGACCAGGCCGGTCAGGGTCTGCTGCTGCCGTCGGAGGAGGCCCCCACGGGCGACCTGCCCGAGGGCCAGATCAGCTCCGTGCGGCTGCCGACGCTGGCCCAGACGTGGCCCGCGCCGATCGTGAGCGGCTTCGTGACCCTGAGCGGCGACGAGTCCACCGCCCAGGGGCTCGAGCCGGCCGCGGTGGTGCTGCCCGAGGGCAGCGGCCGGCTGCGCAACGGCGCCTACGCGCTCCAGTGGTGGGTCTTCGCCGCCTTCGCCGTGGGCCTGGCCCTCCGGATGGCCCGTGACCAGGAGCTGGGCGGCCCCGAGGTGGCCGATCTCACGCCCGAGGAGCCCGCGCGCGCGACGTAG
- the rsmG gene encoding 16S rRNA (guanine(527)-N(7))-methyltransferase RsmG codes for MSVEQDVFGDQYESASRYVDILATRGIEWGLIGPREGDRLWDRHVLNSVAPAALLPPGATVADVGSGAGLPGIPLALLRPDLRVTLVEPLLRRATFLTEAVEELDLGDRVSVVRARAEDHRERYDAVVSRALAPLPRLLAWCEPLRQPDGVILALKGRSASDELAEAERELQRRGLVGEVLTVRAHPSVEPTSVVRLRAGR; via the coding sequence ATGAGCGTCGAGCAGGACGTCTTCGGGGACCAATATGAGTCGGCTTCTCGATATGTCGACATACTGGCCACGCGAGGCATCGAGTGGGGGCTGATCGGACCCCGGGAGGGCGACCGGCTCTGGGACCGGCACGTGCTCAACAGCGTGGCCCCGGCCGCGCTGCTCCCGCCGGGTGCCACCGTGGCCGACGTCGGCAGCGGGGCCGGACTGCCCGGCATCCCGTTGGCGCTGCTGCGCCCCGACCTGCGGGTGACGCTGGTCGAGCCGCTGCTCCGCCGCGCCACCTTCCTCACCGAGGCCGTCGAGGAGCTGGACCTGGGCGACCGGGTCTCGGTCGTCCGGGCCCGGGCCGAGGACCACCGAGAGCGCTACGACGCCGTGGTCTCCCGCGCCCTGGCGCCCCTCCCCCGGCTGCTGGCCTGGTGCGAGCCGCTCCGTCAGCCCGACGGGGTCATCCTCGCGCTGAAGGGCCGGTCGGCGTCGGACGAGCTGGCCGAGGCCGAGCGTGAGCTGCAGCGCCGTGGCCTGGTCGGCGAGGTTCTGACCGTCCGGGCTCACCCGTCGGTGGAGCCGACGTCGGTGGTCCGGCTCCGCGCCGGTCGCTGA
- a CDS encoding ParB/RepB/Spo0J family partition protein, producing MSTATDRRGLGRGLGELFQRTEVTDAPAPAAAPTAPAAPVEQTPPPSLHPVPEGSYFAELDIATVSANPRQPRSVFDEEALEELTGSIREVGLLQPVVVRPVGGERFELVMGERRWRASQAAGLTTIPAIVRRTEDHDLLRDALLENLHRAQLNPLEEAAAYQQMLEDFGCTQDELATRIKRSRPQISNTIRLLRLPPTVQRRVAAGVLSAGHARALLAVPDPAGQERLAQRVVAEGLSVRAVEELVALGETGSEETPRRRERREAPALATELAGRLSDRLDTRVRVEMGRSKGRIVVDFATAEDLQRIVDAMTTNR from the coding sequence ATGAGCACCGCGACCGACCGCCGGGGACTGGGCCGCGGCCTGGGGGAGCTGTTCCAGCGCACGGAGGTGACCGACGCGCCGGCACCCGCCGCCGCGCCCACCGCTCCGGCCGCGCCCGTGGAGCAGACCCCGCCGCCGTCTCTGCACCCTGTCCCGGAGGGCTCCTACTTCGCCGAGCTCGACATCGCGACGGTGAGCGCGAACCCGCGCCAGCCCCGCAGCGTCTTCGACGAGGAGGCCCTCGAGGAGCTGACGGGGTCGATCCGCGAGGTGGGCCTGCTGCAGCCGGTCGTCGTCCGGCCGGTCGGCGGCGAGCGGTTCGAGCTGGTGATGGGGGAGCGGCGGTGGCGGGCGTCGCAGGCCGCCGGGCTGACGACGATCCCGGCGATCGTGCGACGCACGGAGGACCACGACCTGCTGCGCGACGCGCTGCTCGAGAACCTGCACCGCGCCCAGCTGAACCCGCTCGAAGAGGCGGCGGCCTACCAGCAGATGCTGGAGGACTTCGGCTGCACCCAGGACGAGCTGGCCACCCGCATCAAGCGGTCCCGGCCGCAGATCTCCAACACGATCCGTCTGCTGCGGCTGCCGCCGACGGTGCAGCGCCGGGTGGCCGCCGGCGTGCTCAGCGCCGGGCACGCGCGGGCCCTGCTCGCCGTCCCCGACCCGGCCGGCCAGGAGCGGCTCGCCCAGCGGGTCGTCGCCGAGGGCCTCTCGGTCCGGGCCGTCGAGGAGCTGGTGGCGCTGGGGGAGACCGGGAGCGAGGAGACCCCGCGTCGACGGGAGCGCCGGGAGGCGCCGGCGCTGGCCACCGAGCTCGCCGGCCGCCTCTCGGACCGGCTGGACACCCGGGTCCGCGTGGAGATGGGCCGGTCCAAGGGCCGGATCGTCGTCGACTTCGCCACGGCCGAGGATCTGCAGCGGATCGTGGACGCCATGACGACCAATCGCTAA
- a CDS encoding primary-amine oxidase, whose amino-acid sequence MSGGTTPTAHPLDPVTAAEIDVVREVLARERRVGAGWRYTGVEAVEPSKAALEQFRRTGTVPPRLAQAVVLDRAANAVFRARVDLGAGALTSFTHVPDVQPNVTLDEWEEANAVLVAHPDVRAALARRGITDLSLVFMDTWTYGASFVPPAHAGRRVGWSDTWVRASPGANPYAGPVNGLHCVIDLNAMELLEIEDVAVPERPAVMGEYVPRLVPEALQGGRPPRRPLEISQPEGVSFTVEGQLVRWQNWSFRVGFNVREGMTLHDVRYADAYAPGGPCDRSVAHKLSFAEMVVPYRDPGPDHVRRTAFDIGEWGLGFLTQSLELGCDCLGEIRYLDATVHDSTGTPRVIRDAICLHEEDNGVLWKHVDADSGAEVRRMRRFVVSFHVTVANYEYLVYWRFHEDGSIECEVRATGIMVVTHLAEDAAAPYGVLVDQRTYAPHHQHFIVARLDLDVDGPDNTVQMTETRAVPMGPDNPHGIAVAQHTEALRTEQEGRQDYRWESQRAWKVVNPHVLNGLGTPVAYKLVPGAALPTFFDPASPVFGRAQVIGHTLWVTPEHPDERWPAGEFVTQSRVGEGLPRWTAADRSIEDTDVVLWYTFGIHHVARPEDWPVMPVDVVSFWLKPVGFFDRNPALDVEPSGDHCAPSGGHTA is encoded by the coding sequence GTGAGCGGCGGGACCACGCCGACGGCCCACCCCCTCGACCCGGTCACCGCGGCCGAGATCGACGTCGTCCGGGAGGTGCTGGCGCGCGAGCGGCGCGTCGGCGCCGGCTGGCGCTACACCGGTGTCGAGGCCGTGGAGCCGTCGAAGGCCGCGCTGGAGCAGTTCCGCCGCACGGGGACGGTGCCGCCCCGGCTGGCCCAGGCCGTCGTGCTGGACCGGGCGGCCAACGCGGTGTTCCGCGCCCGCGTCGACCTGGGGGCGGGAGCGCTGACCTCCTTCACCCACGTCCCCGACGTGCAGCCCAACGTCACCCTGGACGAGTGGGAGGAGGCGAACGCGGTCCTGGTCGCCCACCCGGACGTCCGCGCCGCCCTCGCCCGCCGTGGCATCACCGACCTGTCCCTGGTGTTCATGGATACCTGGACCTACGGCGCCTCGTTCGTCCCGCCCGCCCACGCCGGCCGCCGGGTGGGCTGGTCCGACACCTGGGTGCGGGCGTCGCCGGGGGCCAACCCCTACGCCGGCCCGGTCAACGGGCTGCACTGCGTCATCGACCTGAACGCCATGGAGCTCCTGGAGATCGAGGACGTCGCGGTGCCCGAGCGCCCGGCGGTGATGGGTGAGTACGTCCCCCGGCTGGTGCCGGAGGCGCTGCAGGGCGGTCGCCCGCCCCGGCGGCCGCTGGAGATCAGCCAACCCGAGGGCGTCTCGTTCACCGTGGAGGGTCAGCTGGTCCGCTGGCAGAACTGGTCGTTCCGCGTGGGGTTCAACGTCCGCGAGGGGATGACGCTGCACGACGTCCGCTACGCCGACGCCTACGCACCCGGCGGCCCGTGCGACCGCTCGGTCGCGCACAAGCTCTCCTTCGCCGAGATGGTGGTCCCCTACCGCGACCCCGGACCCGACCACGTCCGCCGCACGGCCTTCGACATCGGCGAGTGGGGGCTCGGCTTCCTCACCCAGTCCCTGGAGCTGGGCTGCGACTGCCTGGGCGAGATCCGCTACCTCGACGCGACCGTGCACGACAGCACCGGGACCCCGCGCGTCATCCGGGACGCCATCTGCCTGCACGAGGAGGACAACGGCGTGCTGTGGAAGCACGTCGACGCCGACAGCGGGGCCGAGGTTCGCCGGATGCGGCGGTTCGTCGTCTCCTTCCACGTCACGGTGGCGAACTACGAGTACCTGGTCTACTGGCGCTTCCACGAGGACGGCAGCATCGAGTGCGAGGTCCGGGCCACGGGGATCATGGTGGTCACCCACCTGGCCGAGGACGCCGCCGCCCCGTACGGCGTGCTCGTGGACCAGCGGACCTACGCGCCCCACCACCAGCACTTCATCGTCGCTCGCCTCGACCTCGACGTCGACGGCCCGGACAACACCGTGCAGATGACCGAGACCCGCGCGGTGCCGATGGGTCCGGACAACCCGCACGGGATCGCCGTCGCCCAGCACACGGAGGCGCTGCGCACCGAGCAGGAGGGCCGGCAGGACTACCGCTGGGAGAGCCAGCGCGCCTGGAAGGTCGTCAACCCGCACGTCCTGAACGGCCTGGGCACCCCGGTGGCCTACAAGCTGGTGCCCGGGGCGGCCCTGCCGACCTTCTTCGACCCCGCCTCCCCGGTGTTCGGACGCGCCCAGGTCATCGGGCACACGCTGTGGGTCACCCCCGAGCACCCGGACGAGCGCTGGCCCGCCGGGGAGTTCGTCACCCAGAGCCGGGTCGGCGAGGGGCTCCCACGCTGGACCGCGGCCGACCGCTCCATCGAGGACACCGACGTCGTGCTCTGGTACACCTTCGGCATCCACCACGTGGCCAGGCCCGAGGACTGGCCGGTGATGCCGGTGGACGTCGTCTCCTTCTGGCTCAAGCCGGTCGGCTTCTTCGACCGGAACCCCGCGCTCGACGTCGAGCCGTCGGGTGACCACTGCGCGCCGTCGGGAGGGCACACCGCATGA
- a CDS encoding GNAT family N-acetyltransferase has protein sequence MARRFRPMTAADLADLPEPCGGCTFWESSLADLATSSDQRRAATKQEWAEAVTRHWGYCGVAAYNDDELIGHLTLAPAGHVPRLGAFATTPVSADAAVVTSVRVAEEHRGHGVGRHLVQTAAALVARRDIRALEAVGTHHAGPSCMLPVSWLESVGFTVVRPHPVTPRLRMDLQTTQRWLPDLGAAWSRLTGLVAAPASVEPATYAHRDAADPLPTTPG, from the coding sequence ATGGCGCGCCGCTTCCGCCCGATGACCGCCGCGGACCTCGCCGACCTGCCGGAGCCCTGCGGCGGCTGCACCTTCTGGGAGTCGAGCCTGGCCGACCTGGCCACCTCCTCCGACCAGCGCCGCGCGGCCACCAAGCAGGAGTGGGCCGAGGCCGTCACCCGGCACTGGGGCTACTGCGGCGTGGCCGCGTACAACGACGACGAGCTCATCGGCCACCTGACGCTGGCCCCGGCCGGGCACGTCCCACGGCTCGGCGCCTTCGCCACGACCCCGGTGAGCGCCGACGCCGCCGTCGTCACCTCGGTCCGGGTCGCCGAGGAGCACCGCGGCCACGGCGTCGGCCGGCACCTGGTGCAGACGGCGGCCGCGCTGGTCGCCCGGCGCGACATCCGCGCCCTGGAGGCCGTCGGCACCCACCACGCCGGGCCGTCCTGCATGCTGCCGGTGAGCTGGCTGGAGAGCGTGGGCTTCACCGTCGTCCGGCCGCACCCGGTGACCCCGCGGCTGCGGATGGACCTGCAGACCACCCAGCGCTGGCTCCCGGACCTGGGGGCCGCGTGGAGCCGGCTGACGGGGCTGGTGGCCGCCCCGGCGTCGGTCGAGCCCGCCACCTACGCCCACCGCGACGCCGCGGACCCGCTGCCGACCACCCCGGGCTGA
- a CDS encoding ParA family protein — protein MARPPGPRRARFDEAEEGLPPPVEEHEHVVPRETPPAPATLPAPPAPRVFVVANQKGGVGKTTTSVNLAAGLALGGLSVLVVDLDPQGNASTALGVEHSPGTPGTYEVLIGGSAIADHVVPSTEAPRLQVLPASIDLAGAEIELVSVVARENRLLRALRAYLAEHPTDYVFIDCPPSLGLLTLNALVAATEILIPIQCEYYALEGVSQLMRTINLVTGELNQDLQLTTVVLTMFDARTRLAAQVAQEVRTHFAAETLPTVIPRSVRISEAPSYGQTVLTYHPDSAGAVSYLKAAQEIALRGAATTSEENR, from the coding sequence ATCGCGCGCCCGCCCGGCCCGCGTCGGGCACGGTTCGACGAGGCCGAGGAAGGCTTGCCGCCACCGGTCGAGGAGCACGAGCACGTCGTTCCACGTGAAACACCTCCCGCACCGGCAACCCTGCCCGCTCCCCCGGCTCCGCGCGTCTTCGTGGTCGCCAACCAGAAGGGCGGGGTCGGCAAGACGACGACCTCGGTCAACCTCGCGGCCGGCCTGGCCCTCGGCGGGCTCTCGGTCCTGGTCGTCGACCTCGACCCGCAGGGCAACGCGTCGACGGCACTGGGGGTGGAGCACTCCCCTGGCACCCCGGGCACCTATGAGGTGCTCATCGGCGGCTCCGCCATCGCCGACCACGTCGTGCCCTCCACCGAGGCGCCGCGGCTCCAGGTGCTGCCCGCGTCCATCGACCTCGCCGGCGCGGAGATCGAGCTCGTCTCGGTCGTCGCCCGCGAGAACCGGTTGCTGCGCGCGCTGCGCGCCTACCTCGCCGAGCACCCGACCGACTACGTCTTCATCGACTGCCCGCCCTCGCTCGGCCTGCTGACCCTCAACGCCCTGGTGGCGGCGACGGAGATCCTCATCCCCATCCAGTGCGAGTACTACGCCCTGGAGGGCGTCTCGCAGCTGATGCGCACGATCAACCTGGTCACCGGCGAGCTGAACCAGGACCTCCAGCTGACGACGGTGGTGCTGACGATGTTCGACGCCCGCACCCGGCTGGCCGCGCAGGTGGCGCAGGAGGTGCGGACGCACTTCGCCGCGGAGACGCTGCCGACGGTCATCCCGCGTTCGGTACGGATCAGCGAGGCACCCAGCTACGGGCAGACCGTGCTGACGTACCACCCCGACTCCGCCGGAGCGGTGTCCTACCTCAAGGCCGCGCAGGAGATCGCCCTGCGCGGCGCAGCCACGACCTCGGAGGAGAACCGATGA
- a CDS encoding D-alanine--D-alanine ligase family protein: MSTAEAPLASLPGTVVVLAGGLSHERDVSLRSGRRVAQALRSQGADVVESDVDSTLLPRLAELADPVVFPVLHGEAGEDGALREVLALLGVPFVGSEGAASRVAFDKSIATTVVAEAGLRTPAQVALPHEIFRELGAAALVSALGQQIGFPMMVKPSRGGSALGCSKVTRAEELPSAMVGAYAYGAVAVVEEFVEGTEVTVAVVDRGTGPTALPAVEIRPDSGVYDYTARYTAGATRFLCPAEVDADVAARCADLALQVHDELGLRDLSRTDLIITPAGEPVFLEVNVAPGMTETSAVPLAIEAAGWSLGRMCADLVRTAAARGATSGAAGPRVPA, from the coding sequence GTGAGCACAGCAGAAGCACCCCTGGCCAGCCTGCCGGGCACCGTCGTGGTGCTGGCCGGCGGGCTCTCGCACGAGCGCGACGTGTCGCTGCGCTCGGGCCGCCGGGTCGCGCAGGCGCTGCGCTCGCAGGGGGCCGACGTCGTCGAGTCCGACGTCGACTCCACCCTGCTCCCCCGGCTGGCCGAGCTGGCCGACCCCGTCGTCTTCCCCGTGCTGCACGGCGAGGCCGGCGAGGACGGCGCCCTGCGCGAGGTGCTCGCCCTGCTCGGGGTCCCGTTCGTCGGCTCGGAGGGCGCCGCGTCGCGAGTAGCGTTCGACAAGTCGATCGCCACCACCGTCGTCGCCGAGGCCGGCCTGCGGACGCCGGCCCAGGTGGCCCTCCCCCACGAGATCTTCCGCGAGCTGGGGGCGGCCGCCCTGGTCAGCGCGCTCGGGCAGCAGATCGGCTTCCCGATGATGGTGAAGCCGTCCCGGGGCGGGTCGGCCCTGGGCTGCAGCAAGGTGACCCGCGCCGAGGAGCTGCCCTCGGCCATGGTCGGGGCCTACGCCTACGGCGCGGTGGCAGTCGTCGAGGAGTTCGTCGAGGGCACCGAGGTGACGGTCGCCGTCGTCGACCGGGGCACGGGCCCGACGGCGCTGCCCGCGGTCGAGATCCGGCCCGACTCCGGCGTCTACGACTACACCGCCCGCTACACCGCGGGGGCCACCCGCTTCCTCTGCCCCGCCGAGGTGGACGCCGACGTCGCCGCGCGCTGCGCCGACCTGGCGCTGCAGGTGCACGACGAGCTGGGCCTGCGCGACCTCTCCCGCACCGACCTCATCATCACCCCCGCCGGCGAGCCGGTCTTCCTGGAGGTCAACGTGGCTCCCGGCATGACGGAGACCTCCGCCGTCCCGCTGGCCATCGAGGCCGCCGGCTGGAGCCTGGGCCGGATGTGCGCCGACCTCGTCCGCACCGCCGCCGCCCGCGGGGCCACGTCGGGCGCCGCCGGTCCGCGGGTGCCGGCGTGA
- a CDS encoding PLP-dependent aminotransferase family protein — MGSMRHPWGVSVPPLPTTGPGVTHGSGGEVARPARRDTRLDPYVDRYAARTHGMTASAIRALFSVANRPEVVSLAGGMPNIADLPLDVVGSTLADLVAQQGMRAMQYGSGQGEPMIREAICEVMRLEGVQAHPDDVTVTVGSQQALDLVTRIFCDPGDVVLCEAPSYVGALGVFRAFQCDVAHVAMDEQGLDPQALREAVTALRAAGRTVKFLYTIPNFHNPAGVTQSLERRTEILRVAEEADLLVVEDNPYGLLGFEGEPTPAIRSLDQDRVVYLGSFSKTFAPGFRVGWVLAPHAVREKLVLAQESATLCPPVFSQFAIAAYLANHDWRGQIKVFREMYRERRDALLAGLADHMPAGMSWTVPTGGFFVWATLPPGLDSHAMLPRAVTARVAYVPGTAFYADGFGSRYMRLSYCFPTPERLVEGTRRLGEVLQHEADMLATFGPALEGGSDRSLRPYEAPGANQA; from the coding sequence CTGGGGTCGATGAGGCACCCTTGGGGGGTGAGCGTGCCACCTCTCCCCACGACCGGCCCCGGGGTGACGCACGGCTCCGGCGGTGAGGTGGCCCGCCCGGCGCGGCGCGACACCCGGCTGGACCCCTACGTCGACCGCTACGCCGCCCGCACGCACGGGATGACCGCCTCCGCCATCCGCGCCCTGTTCTCGGTGGCCAACCGGCCCGAGGTCGTCTCCCTGGCCGGCGGGATGCCGAACATCGCGGACCTGCCGCTGGACGTCGTCGGCTCGACGCTGGCCGACCTCGTCGCCCAGCAGGGCATGCGGGCCATGCAGTACGGGTCGGGGCAGGGCGAGCCGATGATCCGCGAGGCCATCTGCGAGGTGATGCGGCTGGAGGGCGTGCAGGCGCACCCCGACGACGTCACCGTCACCGTCGGCTCCCAGCAGGCGCTGGACCTGGTCACCCGCATCTTCTGCGACCCGGGCGACGTCGTGCTCTGCGAGGCCCCCAGCTACGTCGGCGCCCTCGGGGTGTTCCGGGCCTTCCAGTGCGACGTCGCGCACGTGGCCATGGACGAGCAGGGCCTCGACCCGCAGGCGCTCCGCGAAGCGGTCACCGCCCTCCGCGCGGCGGGCCGGACGGTCAAGTTCCTCTACACGATCCCCAACTTCCACAACCCGGCCGGCGTCACCCAGTCGCTGGAGCGGCGGACCGAGATCCTGCGGGTGGCCGAGGAGGCCGACCTGCTCGTCGTGGAGGACAACCCCTACGGGCTGCTCGGCTTCGAGGGGGAGCCGACGCCGGCGATCCGCTCGCTCGACCAGGACCGCGTCGTCTACCTCGGCTCGTTCTCCAAGACGTTCGCCCCCGGGTTCCGCGTCGGCTGGGTGCTCGCCCCGCACGCCGTCCGCGAGAAGCTCGTGCTGGCGCAGGAGTCGGCCACCCTGTGCCCGCCGGTGTTCTCCCAGTTCGCCATCGCCGCGTACCTGGCCAACCACGACTGGCGCGGCCAGATCAAGGTGTTCCGCGAGATGTACCGCGAGCGTCGCGACGCGCTGCTGGCCGGTCTGGCCGACCACATGCCGGCCGGCATGTCCTGGACGGTGCCGACGGGCGGGTTCTTCGTCTGGGCGACGCTGCCGCCCGGACTGGACTCGCACGCCATGCTGCCCCGCGCCGTCACCGCCCGGGTGGCCTACGTGCCCGGCACCGCCTTCTACGCCGACGGCTTCGGCAGCCGCTACATGCGGCTGTCCTACTGCTTCCCGACGCCGGAGCGGCTCGTGGAGGGCACCCGCCGGCTCGGCGAGGTCCTGCAGCACGAGGCGGACATGCTCGCCACCTTCGGCCCGGCGCTGGAGGGCGGGTCCGACCGCTCGCTGCGGCCCTACGAGGCGCCCGGCGCCAACCAGGCCTGA